A window of the Capricornis sumatraensis isolate serow.1 chromosome 9, serow.2, whole genome shotgun sequence genome harbors these coding sequences:
- the STARD4 gene encoding stAR-related lipid transfer protein 4 — MEALPDAAVLATRLKNTLIQYHNLEDEKWRVAKKTKDVTIWRKPSEEFNGYLFKAQGVIDDVVNSVIDHIRPGPCRLDWDSLMTSLDILEHFEENCCVMRYTTAGQLWNIISPREFVDFSYTVGYKEGLLSCGISLDWSEKRSEFVRGYNHPCGWFCVPLKDSPSRSLLTGYIQTDLRGMIPQSAVDTAMASTLINFYGDLQKALQKA, encoded by the exons ATGGAAGCCCTGCCTGATGCAGCTGTTTTGGCGACTAGACTTAAAAACACTCTTATCCAGTACCACAACCTTGAAGATGAAAAGTGGCGAGTTGCTAAGAAGACG AAAGATGTAACAATTTGGAGGAAACCTTCAGAAGAATTTAATGGATATCT cttcaaAGCCCAAGGGGTGATAGACGATGTTGTCAATAGTGTAATAGACCATATACGCCCAGGTCCCTGTCGCTTGGATTGGGACAGCTTAATGACCTCTTTGGATATTTTGGAGCACTTTGAAGAG aattgcTGTGTGATGCGTTATACAACTGCGGGTCAGCTTTGGAATATAATCTCTCCAAGAGAGTTTGTTGACTTCTCCTACACTGTGGGCTATAAAGAAGGGCTTCTATCTTGTG GGATAAGTCTTGATTGGAGTGAAAAGAGATCAGAATTTGTTCGTGGATATAACCATCCCTGTGGTTGGTTTTGTGTTCCTCTTAAAGACAGTCCAAGCCGGAGTCTTTTGACAGGCTATATTCAGACGGATCTGCGCGGAATGATTCCCCAGTCTGCAGTAGATACAGCTATGGCAAGCACTTTAATTAACTTCTATGGTGATTTACAAAAAGCCTTACAAAAGGCATAA